From the genome of Bacteroidota bacterium:
ATGGCAAGCGCATCCTCGGCAGCTCCGAAAAGGATCCGCTCAAACTCGGTTGGGGCGAACTCGGCGTCGATGTCGTGATCGAATCCACAGGCGTCTTCGTGAGCCAGGAAAAAGCAATGCTGCACGTGCAGGCCGGTGCCCGCAAAGTCCTGATCACAGCCCCTGCCAAGGGCGATGTCGATGCAACCGTCGTCCTCGGGGTCAACGACCACATCCTCAAACCCGAGCACAAAATCATCTCCAACGCCTCTTGCACCACCAACTGCCTCGCGCCGATGGTCAAGGTGCTCGACGAGCAATTTGGCATTGTCGGCGGATTCATGACCACCGTTCACGCCTTCACGGGTGACCAAAACTTGGTCGACGCGCCTCACCGCGACCTGCGCCGTGCCCGCGCCGCCGCGATGAACATCGTCCCCACAAGCACCGGTGCAGCCAAGGCCCTCGGCATCGTTTTGCCACAGGTCAAAGGCCTCCTCGACGGATTCGCCACACGCGTCCCCGTTCCAGACGGTTCGTTGACCGACTTCACTGCGCTGCTCAAAAAGCCAGCAACTACCGCTGAAATCAACGCCGCATTCAAAGCTGCCTCGGAAGGCGCCCTCAAAGGCTACCTCGAATACAGCGAAGAAGAGCTCGTTTCGAGCGACATCATCGGCAATTCCTACAGCTGCATCTTCGACAGCAAACTCACCAACGTCCAAGGCGCCCTCGCCAAAGTCGTCGGTTGGTACGACAACG
Proteins encoded in this window:
- the gap gene encoding type I glyceraldehyde-3-phosphate dehydrogenase gives rise to the protein MMAIKVGINGFGRIGRLVFRLLAENPNVEVVKINDLTDNATLAHLLKYDTVHGKFKGTVTADESSITVNGKRILGSSEKDPLKLGWGELGVDVVIESTGVFVSQEKAMLHVQAGARKVLITAPAKGDVDATVVLGVNDHILKPEHKIISNASCTTNCLAPMVKVLDEQFGIVGGFMTTVHAFTGDQNLVDAPHRDLRRARAAAMNIVPTSTGAAKALGIVLPQVKGLLDGFATRVPVPDGSLTDFTALLKKPATTAEINAAFKAASEGALKGYLEYSEEELVSSDIIGNSYSCIFDSKLTNVQGALAKVVGWYDNEYGYSCRVAELVTRIA